Part of the Pyrobaculum calidifontis JCM 11548 genome, GCCCAGGCGCGAGATTGCCCTCATGTTTCAAAGCCCCACGCTCCTCCCGTGGAAGACCGCCCTCGACAACGTGGCCCTCCCGCTGGTGGCCAGAGGCATGGACTGGAAAGAGGCGCGAGAGGTGGCGCAGAGGTACCTCTCCTTCGTGGGGCTCTCGGGCTTTGAAGATGCCTACCCCAAGCAGCTCTCAGGCGGCATGCAGCAGAGAGTGGCGTTGGCCAGGGCGCTGGCGGTGGAGCCCGAGGTGTTGCTCCTGGACGAGCCCTTCTCCGCGCTGGACCCACTAACCGCGGAGAGCCTACGCGCCGAGCTCGTAAAGATGTGGCACGACAACTTAATCTCTGTGCACACCATGGTGCTTGTCACACACGCCGTAGACGAGGCCGTCTATATGGCCACTAGGGCCGTGGTTCTGACGACTAGGCCGGCCAAGGTGGCGGCAGACGTGAGAATAGACCTGCCCTACCCCCGCAACAGGAGGAGCCCCCAGTTCGAGAAATACGTCGACCTCCTCTACACCTACGTCTAGGCCAGCTTTACCTCCTCCCCATCGATTTCAACCAGTTGGGCAAAGACAGCCCAGTCGAGGATCTTCCTCGCGTCCTCCTCGCCGTAGCCAAGAGACTCTATAAACTCCAACACCTCCTCAACGCTGGCGGATTTTACCTCAGCCACATACTCCACCAACTGCCTAAAGGGCTCCACAGAGGCAAGCTTACTCTTGAGATACTGCTGGAAGTTTTTCACCGGGCTCTCCACAGCCCTCTTGCCCTCTGGAGTGAGCTCCACGTCCCCACCAGAGAACTTGACCAAGCCAAGCGCCTCAGCTGCGTCAATTACGTGGGACAGGTCGCCCAAGTCTGCGTCAACTGCGTCGTTTATGTACATGACGTCGGCCCGACCACCCAAGTGGTGCACCACTTTGAGAAACCCAAGGACTTGGTCAACCCCCACCGCGGGGAATTTCACAAACGCAAGTGGGGCATCCATTTATAAGTTTTCAGCATGCCGCCACTCGTCACCACTCAGCACTCCAACCACTTCTTCACCCTAGGCGTACCTCTCCAAGTTCTCAATAGCCTCGGCGAAGCCCCTCCTCTTAAGCTCCTCCACATCCCTCTTGTCGTACTTATGCACTATGTCGCCCTTATCCTTCTCAAAATCCCACAGAGCCACAATAACGTAGTCCCCCGCCTTGAGCCAAAGCTTCTTCCTCAGCCTACCCGGCAGACGCGCCACCCTTATCTCGCCGTCGGCACAGATAACCCTAAACCTCCCATCACCCAGCATCTCCAACACCTTGCCAAGAACTTCCCCCTCCCCAGGGACTCTAAACTCAGACACGTGCATCAAACACGCGGGGGGTTATAAAGTTGCCGGCCGACCCCCCAGCAAGGGCGCAGTTTTCCAGTGGGGCCGGCTCCACGGCGCCCCCGCCCCTTGCCGCTAGACGTTGGGGTAGTACAGCCTGAATATCTCCCTAAGCTCGGCCAATTGCCTCTCTCTTCCAAGCCTCCTCACGATGTTTCTGGCGAGGGCCCACACGGCGTTGACGTCTCGGTTGAGCTGGATTTTGCACTGGGGGCAGTACACCAGCCTGCCGCGCTTCTCCATCCTCCCCCCGCACAGCGGGCACACGTCGGAGATCATCGTGGTGTGAAGCTCCACGTAGTGCTCTCTCGCCAGTTCAAACACCTCAGAGAGCAGGTGCTGGAACTTGGGCATGTGCGGCAAATCCACTATGAGGATGTTTACGCCCTTCTTAGGGTGAAACGCCTCCTTGACGCCGTTTGCCACCCCCTTAGCCGCCAGCTCCACGTATCCCCCCATCCTAAACACCCGGTACATCACCCCGCCCTCGTTCACGTCCATGGCATGTACAACCAGCGGAGACCCATCCACCATCTCGGGAAGCCCCACCTTCTCATCCCCCCTAACCAGGCGGACAATCACTCTATCCCCCCTCACCAAGGCCTCCGCCTTAGCCAGCCCATACGCCTCAACGTCGGTGTACGTGAGGCGCCAGCTCTTATACATGCAGATCGGCACGTCGCCTCCGTAGAGCGCCACAAAGGACTCCACTACTTTAACCGCGCCGCCCAGCTCCACCACTGCGTAGTCTCCGCCCAACGCCTCCCTGGCCTTTGCCGCATCGCACTTAAGCGAGTACGTAAACACGGAGGTGAATGAGGGTACATTAAATACTATTTCAACGCGTAGCCGCCAAGCAGTTCTAAATCGGCGCTGGCGAACTGCGGTGTATTTGGACTGCGCCGCCTTACCTCACTCGTGGCTAGGGCGTTGGTAGTTTCTGCAATCGCCTCGACGTGCCATGGGCACATATTTACCGCTGTAGTGCTGCCGACAGCCTTCTATCATTCCCCATATAGCCCTGGCTCAAAGCTTGCATAGGATTGTGGCCTTGCCCCTCGCCGCCTGTAGCCTCACCTTCTAAGGCAGGCGGCGCACAAGCCGTCAAATACAATACCACATACACATGTACATACAAGATGTCCCATTTAATTGAGGCTGCGCAAGTTGCACGTGACGACGTCCATGTTCTTAAAGCTCTTGAAATACGACGTTGGGTACGTCAAAAGGTATTGGGTGTACGCTGTGCCGTTTTACGTGACCTACGTCTTACTCGTCGTTTTTCAACTGCTTTTGAACTACCTGTTGATGGTGTTAATCGACACTACTCTCGCGGCGGATTTCCACGCCGCAGTTTTCTACACCGCGGCCTTCCTCTCCACGCTGGGCGCCGCCATGGTCGTCAACTTCTTCACAGAGTACCTCTCCGACTTGTATAAGAAGGCCGTTGAGCTTGACTTGGCCCTCCGCGTTGTAGAGAGAAGGGTGGAGGACCCCTCTCGCCCGTCGGGGGAGGTCTTGTCTCGTGTCACCGCCGATTTGGAGAACGCCGTCTACGCAATTGCGACGCCGCTTTGGCTTTTCTTTGTGGTTGGGCGAGTGGCCGCGGTCGCCCTCTTCGCCTTTTGGCTTCAGCCCCTCTCCCTCCCCCTTATACTCCCCTTCGCCGCGCTCTACGCCGTTTTGATGAAGAGGGTGGGGCCACGCCTATTGGACGCTAGGTCTAGGGAGAGGGAGGCCTACGGCGGCTGGTTCAAAAGGCTGAAAGAGGCTGTGGAGGGGGCACACAGCTTACACAGACTAGGCCTCAGGGGAGCGCCCAAGCTGTTGACAAACGCCACCGCCACATACTTCACCCAATTCAGGAGGTTCACGCTGTACAGCCGCTCCGCCTTCTTTCTCATGGAGATACCAGCCTACGTGGGGCCAAACCTCGTCTTCGTGGTGGCGCTGTTTTTGGCTCTGCAGGGGCAGGGCACTGTGGGCGGAGCCGTGGCTCTTAGAAATGTGTTAACCGGCCTCTTTGAGCCCATCGGCCACCTCATGTCCACGGTGGGCTCTTTTTACGTTATGGCCTCGTCTTTTCAGCGTATTGAGCCTCTTCTGCGCTCTGCACAACCCCGCGTTGTGAGGGGGGCCGTGGCGTATCTAAGGGACGCGGTCTTTTCTTACGACAACGGCGTAGTTGTGGAGGTGGTGGGTGAGGTGGCTGTTGAGGAGGGTGACTTCGTCTGGGTTAGGGGGCCTTCTGGGGCTGGGAAGTCCACCTTGGCTAAGGCGCTGTGTGGCCTTGTGGAGCCCGCCGGCGGCGTTGCGGTGGCGGCTGTGGACTGCGTCTACGTGGGCAACGACGACTACCTCTTCGACGCCACTGTGTACGAAAACATCGACCTTTGGGAGGGGAGGCCTAGGGGGGATGTGGAGTGGGCCGCCGCGGCGGCGGGGGTGGACTTCCCCTTGGACAAGAGGTGTGGGGAGGGGGGTAGGGAGCTCTCCGAGGGGCAGAGGCAGAGGGTCCTCATCGCCAGGGCTCTGCTGCGTAGGCCTAGGCTCCTCGTCCTCGACGAGGCCACCTCCGGCTTAGACAAGGAGCTAGAGGCAAAGGTGCTACAAGCTGTGCGGCAGGCGGCAAAGGCGGTGGTAGTAGTGTCGCACAGAGACAGCCCAGCACAGTACAGCAACAAAATAATATGAAGTAAAAGAGGGGAAGGCGTATATGACGACGGCCCCACCTACTTCAGGGCACGCCGAGGTGTGACCTACACGCCGAGAGGAGGCGGGCTAGGCGCTTGTCCTAGGTCTGCTTAATGTTGCTAACACCTATTGCTAGTATGCGCCGATAAGCCCTAGAGTACAAGCAAAAGACAATACACGTAGGCGTG contains:
- a CDS encoding ABC transporter ATP-binding protein translates to MGLIDVVGVKKAYGRVVVFNGIDLSVEQGEVVALLGPSGCGKSTLLRMMAGLEKPDAGVVKFRGEPVVKPRREIALMFQSPTLLPWKTALDNVALPLVARGMDWKEAREVAQRYLSFVGLSGFEDAYPKQLSGGMQQRVALARALAVEPEVLLLDEPFSALDPLTAESLRAELVKMWHDNLISVHTMVLVTHAVDEAVYMATRAVVLTTRPAKVAADVRIDLPYPRNRRSPQFEKYVDLLYTYV
- a CDS encoding AAA-associated domain-containing protein, which gives rise to MKFPAVGVDQVLGFLKVVHHLGGRADVMYINDAVDADLGDLSHVIDAAEALGLVKFSGGDVELTPEGKRAVESPVKNFQQYLKSKLASVEPFRQLVEYVAEVKSASVEEVLEFIESLGYGEEDARKILDWAVFAQLVEIDGEEVKLA
- a CDS encoding translation initiation factor aIF-1A — its product is MSEFRVPGEGEVLGKVLEMLGDGRFRVICADGEIRVARLPGRLRKKLWLKAGDYVIVALWDFEKDKGDIVHKYDKRDVEELKRRGFAEAIENLERYA
- a CDS encoding zinc ribbon domain-containing protein, with the protein product MFTYSLKCDAAKAREALGGDYAVVELGGAVKVVESFVALYGGDVPICMYKSWRLTYTDVEAYGLAKAEALVRGDRVIVRLVRGDEKVGLPEMVDGSPLVVHAMDVNEGGVMYRVFRMGGYVELAAKGVANGVKEAFHPKKGVNILIVDLPHMPKFQHLLSEVFELAREHYVELHTTMISDVCPLCGGRMEKRGRLVYCPQCKIQLNRDVNAVWALARNIVRRLGRERQLAELREIFRLYYPNV
- a CDS encoding ATP-binding cassette domain-containing protein, whose protein sequence is MRLRKLHVTTSMFLKLLKYDVGYVKRYWVYAVPFYVTYVLLVVFQLLLNYLLMVLIDTTLAADFHAAVFYTAAFLSTLGAAMVVNFFTEYLSDLYKKAVELDLALRVVERRVEDPSRPSGEVLSRVTADLENAVYAIATPLWLFFVVGRVAAVALFAFWLQPLSLPLILPFAALYAVLMKRVGPRLLDARSREREAYGGWFKRLKEAVEGAHSLHRLGLRGAPKLLTNATATYFTQFRRFTLYSRSAFFLMEIPAYVGPNLVFVVALFLALQGQGTVGGAVALRNVLTGLFEPIGHLMSTVGSFYVMASSFQRIEPLLRSAQPRVVRGAVAYLRDAVFSYDNGVVVEVVGEVAVEEGDFVWVRGPSGAGKSTLAKALCGLVEPAGGVAVAAVDCVYVGNDDYLFDATVYENIDLWEGRPRGDVEWAAAAAGVDFPLDKRCGEGGRELSEGQRQRVLIARALLRRPRLLVLDEATSGLDKELEAKVLQAVRQAAKAVVVVSHRDSPAQYSNKII